Genomic window (Gadus morhua chromosome 3, gadMor3.0, whole genome shotgun sequence):
ATCTACTAAATATTGTACAATAACAAACCGACACGCTTGGTAGTTTTATcagttttgttttattgttgaatAGTATTTTCCAGTCACAGCTCTTGGACAGCTAGCGGGTGTTCTCTACCAAAGAAAGGGACAGTTTCCCCAGGTCAGGACAGGACAGCCAAACGTTGATTCTTCCTTAAAACCATAGAAGGAggccaagtaaaacacacatacacaaacgagGACCGGGGAGGAGACACGCAGGGCTGCTGAGGTCGGAGCGGGGGTCCTCAGAGCCGGGAGACGGGGGACTCAGGGGGGTCTaagtgctgttgttgttgcccaGGCGACAGTCATTGGGACAGGAAGGCCATGGCGGTGTCGCGTTCATCCACCAGCTCGGCGGCCGTGGCCTCCATCTTGGCCCGGGAGAAGTCGTTGATGGGCAGCCCGTCCACGACCTTCCAGCCTTTGTTCTGGGGGAACAACAGCGTTAGCCTCCAACACACCGAGGAATGCTGCTGAGCAGTAACGAGTCATTCCTTTAAAAGAACATAGCGGCAACAAACTGCCAGCCCCGGCCTTTAGTTCGGCCTTCAGTTTAGTAAAACACAGGGACCCCAAAAAGGCCCGGGCATCACCTTGAGCTGGATGGGGAATGAGTAGATGAGATCCTCAGGAATGCCGTAGGAGTTGCCCCCGGCGTACACACCCATGGAGATGAACTCGCCCTGTGACAGGAGACACTGTTACACACCACGCCACAACACTCAGCCAATCATACTCAGCAGACATAACAAAATTCTCAAAGACCTCCGCTGATAGAAGGCTGAAGCCTCAACAACGAACcgaaataatcaacatcgatAACGTTAGTTAtgaccataaaaaaaaaaaaaaaattatatatatatatatatatatttagctttTTTgtaacaacaaaagaaaatgcgACTGTTAGTATTAGAGCGACATTTCCGATGACGTCACTGTCATGGTAGGACTAGGTCGTTGCTGCAGACACGCAAACGTCTTCTCCACTCCAGGGCGGAAGGTAGCGTTTTTAATATGGCTGGTTACGCGTTTGAGCCCGTGAGGGACATGCCTGTAGTGTCCGACTGCCACCCGGTGGAGAGGGATCAATTTCAGGCTCCAGCGCCACCTTCGGATCATGTAGGTGtgactggtgtgcgtgtgggtgctgccGGAGCATGGACACTGCCATTGAATCGGTCTGCTGCCGAGAGGTCCCGGTCAACCTTGACCATCTAATGGTGGGATTAGGTTGCATAACCATGCATAGGGCATTTCGGATGCTGTGCGGTGAGAAAGAGGTTTTGGAAGTGCCCATGCTCTCTCTAAGGGACGTCCGAGCGGAGACGCTGGAGCGCCCCACAAATAGCAACCAAGTAACAAGGCGATCTTTCAGGAacatctccgtaaagacggactcattgcgaAAACGCGTCGAGCTGtacaaacgctgtagtacaattacaatcagggcatttagcagacgcttccatccaaagcgacttacattggTTAATACTCACATTGACACACTGACGGCAGGGTCAACCATGctaggcgacagccagctcgccagGAGCAGTTAAGGTTAAGTgtcctgctcagggacacatcaacactcatcTAGGAGTagcaactagcaacctttcggttacgagacaactgctctacctcctgagctacatagtacctacatattcaaggcactggttctccacaaaaaaaagtggagcgcatcaagcctgcgcgcatccagcctgcgcactgtatacaaacattcaagGAGGAGATAGCAGTTGTTAAACCTTTTAGAATGAGTAGAAacactttttaatgtacagttagtaattaaataGACTAAAGGTCTGTATTTAGagctaaaaaaaatgtaaatacaaaaacacCCAGTAACTTTCAACGCAAGTCTAACGTCGCTTCAGGCATCCACACGAGTCCTAACACGAAACCACATAGGTCTGGTttttatttgaaaccaccctgggaccatggacctatcaaagaacatggtttattatctgcctaataacatggttattaaagacatggtttcaccaaaaaaagaaaatcggctccgtgtggacgggacCTTAAAGACATGTTAGATGCACTTTGGGAGCTACACCCGCGGATGAGCATAGATGTGAGGCGGATTCAAGAATGTCACGTTTACTTTAGATAGATGTTGGAGGTTTACTTTctggtggatgttgatggatattgcacagatggatattgcacagatacATCTGACTATGAAACCACTTCGAGTGCAACTCCCTCGTCATCCATTCGGCTAGTCGGCGAACATCAGGTTGAGTAGAAAGGAACATATGTGGAACTTCTGTTTACAGCAAgtccccaggaacagtgcatacttctgCAATCCACCAGtcctcagcggccaagcctggtaatTGCAGCTGTCTAAGCGGGAATGTGTCTCCACAAATTTCTTTAATTTTTCATTACTGCatttcattaattcattactgCAGCCAGGGGCAATGCAGTATGATCCTCCTGcctggttgtttgcttttccGTAGCCATTTCAGCGAGCCTCAGGGTCTGACGCATTAACTGCTATGGCTGCTAGAGCCACAGAGTAGGAGTAGggtaccatgccagtgacgtagctgattgttgaaatccaacatAAGGGCGCCCCGTAACATAAACAAAACTTTCACCGTATAATTTTATCCCTTTTAGCAAGTTCAGCCATTTTTAGTTATTGTACCAATGATAAGGCAGACAATACATCAGTTATATCTACTAAACGTCAATTTTCAGTTCAGTTTTAAACCTCCAACAACTGATAATCAACACAGATACACTTCTTATAGAGGCAAGTTTAACGCCAACTGATAAATATAGATACACTTCTTATAGAGGTATGTTAAACCCTCTAACTCATAAATACAGATACGTTTCCTCAGGGCCGAACCTCTTTGGTCCCAAACCAGATGTCCCTCATGTGGTCGCAGATGGCCTTGGCGGCAGACATGGCGCTGGACAGCTTCCTGGCCTTGATGACGGCAGCGCCACGCAGCTGGACCGTCTAGGGGCGTGgccagggagaggagcagaTAGAAGGGGTTACCAAGACAGGAGCGTGGAGGACTCAGTCTACACGTCTGCATGAAGTGTCACTAGTGGAGGCCAGCTCCACTGGTGCAGACAACATCAACAACGTTTAGTCCCAGTTGATCCATCTCGGTATCAATGATTAAAAATAGTTGCATCAAATCAACCTTGCTAGTTTGTCTCATGCAATGTCCTCAAATTCCTAGCCAATtccataattattatttaaagctgtaggtaagatttgtGAGCaagatttaaaaataaatgaataacccaaggaggacccccccccccccaacccccctcagGTTAAGAAGTGGGTCCCCAATGTCCTTTATTGGACCATaggaccccccctctcctcccaggaACCCAACGTTAAGTAGTAAGGCCCCCATGCAGCTGTAGTGGGCCGTAGCTTTAAAGCGTGGAACACACGCTTTTTTCTGCTAGCACACAACCAGCGAATCAGcgctgtgtgtgggaggggcagaGAAGCGCCATTGGAGTAGCGCCACCCAATGTTAAGGAGATTTATTGCATCTCACGCAGAACATACACGCTACTATGTAGTTGGTAGTCTTCTTGGTATGTTTCAATGCAACTTTCTGCTGACCGGGTTAGACGAGGGGCAAACGAGTTGTCAGAAAAGGCAGTTGGTTGAGTTGGGGCTGGGTGTGGGCCCTTTAAGGCCTGATCACTCACTGAGATGAATTCTCCCTTGAGCCAGGCGTCGTCTTTCACGGCGTCGTAGGCGGCCACCTCGGAGCCCTGCACCGTCACCTTGGCGTGGTGCACGTCGGGGTACTGGGTGGAGGAGTGGTTGCCCCAGATGATGACGTTCTTCACATTGTCCGCCGGCACGCCGCAGCGGATCGCCACCTGATGAACAAGAGCGGGAAGATGAACCCTGATCTGGTGctgcaccccacccacccacccacccacccacccccacccccacacacacacttttgggcAGATAAATGAAACAACTCAATACAAAATATAATAGTAATTCAAAACAAGAGCAAAATGGTAACTTCCGTCCTCTCCCTGAGATCCACTGTTCAGGGTTTATGCTGCCCCCGCGTCATTGGGAAGCATAGTGCGTTATTCATTTTAATATGCAGTTGGCAGATAAACTGGCACCGCTTGCAATTATCAAGCtacaaatcaaaaataaataaataattatttgacCACAGCTATACAGATAGAAAGTGAATATGCGCTTTCAATTGATCTCCATATCTAGACTTCTCACGCCGAAGTTAGACGGCCATGAGACCTGGGAGGAGGCCCTGGCCCTTGAGAACTGTACCTGGGAGGAGGCCCTGTTGTGGTCCAGACGGGTCAGGCAGGAGAAGTTCTCCTTGGGGATGGAGGGAGCCGACTTGGAGGCGATCAGACAGTTGGTGTTGGCTGGgttccccaccaccagcacctgggCAGGGTCAACAACACACAGGGTTAATGTGGTTATTCATgctccatcccataataccctTTGTTGGTTTTCCATTCCAACACCATGAGATGATTAATCCTTTCTCTGGAGGTTGTGATGCCACAGGAGGCAGATGTGAAACAGTACATTACGTAGCAATCCTCACATTAAGAAGCCCTTAACGGGGAGGTGAACCAAACCTTTTTTTAAAAGGTGTCAATaccagacctgcaaactcctcagagtaaaaaaggtgacagtgtcaaagggggggggggggaatcatcgGTCCAAGGACTGATCGTGTTTCGAGATATAAGGCTACTCGAATTTTGAGCTACCCTGGACGGGATTTAGCGTGAATATTCATTACGGAGGTTGTAGCACACGATACAATGGAAAGATTTCAAATGACAGACATGGATTTTCAAGATGTAGCCCTTTATTATACAGAAATCTGCCGTTGGTGTATTAGCCTAGCACAACACGCTTGCCAGATTATTTATCTAAATAGCTCTATGTTGTTAGAAATTACTACGTTCGTGCAGTACTCTGCGTTGACTCGGtcctaaaaatacaatattattttaaaatatatcaCATCAAAAAAGCGGCAGCTAATGTTAATTGAGTCAAGCAAACAAATAGCTGTTGTTTCAaaatcttttctcaagttacttccatctctgaaaaacactaaagtataatagtatggatttgtttctccacttgcttgctgtatagttttgg
Coding sequences:
- the LOC115540949 gene encoding malate dehydrogenase, cytoplasmic isoform X1; translation: MLTLLTAMYLVVRAANSEAEPIRVVVTGAAGQIAYSLLYSIAKGDVFGKDQPIILVLLDIPPMLPVLDGVVMELQDCALPLLREVIPTDKVEVGFKDLDAAILVGSMPRKEGMERKDLLKANVAIFKAQGAALDKYAKKTVKVLVVGNPANTNCLIASKSAPSIPKENFSCLTRLDHNRASSQVAIRCGVPADNVKNVIIWGNHSSTQYPDVHHAKVTVQGSEVAAYDAVKDDAWLKGEFISTVQLRGAAVIKARKLSSAMSAAKAICDHMRDIWFGTKEGEFISMGVYAGGNSYGIPEDLIYSFPIQLKNKGWKVVDGLPINDFSRAKMEATAAELVDERDTAMAFLSQ
- the LOC115540949 gene encoding malate dehydrogenase, cytoplasmic isoform X2; translated protein: MAEPIRVVVTGAAGQIAYSLLYSIAKGDVFGKDQPIILVLLDIPPMLPVLDGVVMELQDCALPLLREVIPTDKVEVGFKDLDAAILVGSMPRKEGMERKDLLKANVAIFKAQGAALDKYAKKTVKVLVVGNPANTNCLIASKSAPSIPKENFSCLTRLDHNRASSQVAIRCGVPADNVKNVIIWGNHSSTQYPDVHHAKVTVQGSEVAAYDAVKDDAWLKGEFISTVQLRGAAVIKARKLSSAMSAAKAICDHMRDIWFGTKEGEFISMGVYAGGNSYGIPEDLIYSFPIQLKNKGWKVVDGLPINDFSRAKMEATAAELVDERDTAMAFLSQ